Proteins co-encoded in one Aethina tumida isolate Nest 87 chromosome 7, icAetTumi1.1, whole genome shotgun sequence genomic window:
- the LOC109608955 gene encoding uncharacterized protein LOC109608955 — MKSVVAALALVFLAYTQVDADLKSEASNKLGELKKKVDGKYESFDKNQKKWQKEVFDAVGKYDKETVEEIDKENGRLNEALKGIAGKNAGCVEQHKKDLEKATNKAKTFYTCSSQIAASTERNIGQLQNQASAAQSQVQAFEDRIKGCEGNEGCLKSTVESIKKSDIPKRLDDLKKQAKDLTDGKKKELLKCANVEEYKKKGEDILKKAKSCA; from the exons ATGAAGTCGGTTGTTGCTGCTCTTGCCCTAGTCTTCCTAGCCTACACACAG GTTGATGCTGACCTAAAATCAGAAGCGAGCAATAAATTGGGTGAGTTAAAGAAAAAAGTCGACGGAAAATATGAAAGTTTCGataagaatcaaaaaaagtgGCAAAAGGAAGTGTTTGATGCCGTTGGCAAATATGACAAGGAAACAGTCGAAGAAATAGACAAAGAGAACGGTCGCCTGAACGAAGCTTTAAAAGGAATTGCGGGGAAAAACGCCGGATGTGTGGAGCAGCACAAAAAAGATTTAGAAAAAGCTACCAATAAAGCTAAAACTTTCTACACTTGCTCCAGCCAAATAGCTGCAAGCACCGAACGAAACATAGGACAACTGCAAAATCAAGCTTCGGCTGCCCAAAGCCAAGTGCAAGCGTTCGAAGATAGGATAAAAGGTTGTGAGGGCAACGAAGGATGTTTGAAATCTACTGTTGAAAGTATTAAGAAGTCGGACATCCCCAAGCGTCTCGACGATTTGAAAAAACAAGCCAAGGACCTCACTGATGGAAAGAAAAAGGAGTTGTTAAAGTGCGCCAACGTTGAGGAATATAAGAAGAAAGGTGAAGACATCCTTAAGAAAGCCAAATCATGCGcatga
- the LOC109608956 gene encoding cytochrome c oxidase subunit 5A, mitochondrial isoform X2 has protein sequence MNVLKIASAAAIRNGIARNVAKKYRPISVLSTVTTKPAGMQIHQFRPISYLAYHNENPEDMVNRYECYFCREDIDGWDVRQAMNDLVAYDSVPEPRIIIAALYACRRLNDYALSVRFLESVKDKCGNNVKEIWPYIVQEIAPTLSELGMNLPEELGYDKPEMYLPSVYDM, from the coding sequence ATGAACGTTCTAAAGATTGCTTCGGCGGCAGCTATACGTAATGGAATAGCTAGAAATGTGGCCAAAAAATACCGACCAATAAGTGTTTTATCAACCGTTACGACCAAACCAGCTGGGATGCAGATTCATCAGTTTCGACCCATCAGTTATTTGGCGTACCATAACGAGAATCCAGAAGACATGGTAAACCGATACGAATGCTATTTCTGTCGTGAGGACATTGACGGCTGGGACGTACGTCAAGCCATGAACGATTTGGTGGCGTACGATTCAGTTCCGGAGCCCCGGATCATCATAGCCGCATTGTACGCCTGCAGACGTCTCAATGACTACGCCCTCTCCGTCCGATTCCTGGAAAGCGTCAAAGACAAGTGTGGAAATAACGTTAAGGAGATTTGGCCGTACATTGTACAGGAAATCGCTccaactctttcggaactggGAATGAATCTTCCTGAGGAGCTTGGCTACGATAAACCTGAGATGTACTTGCCCTCTGTTTATGATATGTAG
- the LOC109608956 gene encoding cytochrome c oxidase subunit 5A, mitochondrial isoform X1 has product MYIVIWMNVLKIASAAAIRNGIARNVAKKYRPISVLSTVTTKPAGMQIHQFRPISYLAYHNENPEDMVNRYECYFCREDIDGWDVRQAMNDLVAYDSVPEPRIIIAALYACRRLNDYALSVRFLESVKDKCGNNVKEIWPYIVQEIAPTLSELGMNLPEELGYDKPEMYLPSVYDM; this is encoded by the coding sequence ATGAACGTTCTAAAGATTGCTTCGGCGGCAGCTATACGTAATGGAATAGCTAGAAATGTGGCCAAAAAATACCGACCAATAAGTGTTTTATCAACCGTTACGACCAAACCAGCTGGGATGCAGATTCATCAGTTTCGACCCATCAGTTATTTGGCGTACCATAACGAGAATCCAGAAGACATGGTAAACCGATACGAATGCTATTTCTGTCGTGAGGACATTGACGGCTGGGACGTACGTCAAGCCATGAACGATTTGGTGGCGTACGATTCAGTTCCGGAGCCCCGGATCATCATAGCCGCATTGTACGCCTGCAGACGTCTCAATGACTACGCCCTCTCCGTCCGATTCCTGGAAAGCGTCAAAGACAAGTGTGGAAATAACGTTAAGGAGATTTGGCCGTACATTGTACAGGAAATCGCTccaactctttcggaactggGAATGAATCTTCCTGAGGAGCTTGGCTACGATAAACCTGAGATGTACTTGCCCTCTGTTTATGATATGTAG